One Hemitrygon akajei chromosome 11, sHemAka1.3, whole genome shotgun sequence DNA segment encodes these proteins:
- the tlr18 gene encoding toll-like receptor 18, translated as MPTARVVTGLPAVLVWIAVVVESAGEKCQISGTAVDCSGRSLFWVPEELPQDTQVLDLSYNRIAAIRDPDFARLPDLRVLKLSYNNISWLGPAAFASNPWLEELNLFNNSLRSIPGTVLAPLTRLVRLELSNNLYRAASLTPIFGNLSNLRDLSIGGDQIQSLRKGDLSPLSRISLDRFALKTGSGLKEYESGSLSELRSCTVWTDIAVDSRPWLLPAFLSDLFHTRATSLRLRRLFAFTYYTGDQDLFRGLRESPIRNLTFFRGKFSEKLLGCILRNLRGSAVLNLTLDSIDFARSPNDSADLPDILGLQLERLALREISNPDVLVFNRGFGWLAGVRTLLINEISFNYVPCGAWQEMKRAQLIDISRNGLRNEYIYNRRCQYVGTMQNLEEFRLSTNLISSLRPVALLTANWPLLTTIDLSYNQIVSCEPPCVWGPILSRLVLHHNPAHLSTFACLPFTLRYLDLSHCQLERLEPGWFARASNLSTLLLGGNRLKFIPAGWSAPSLQRLELDGNSFGAIGPGTFRLMPRLKTLGAGDNPYHCTCDLHRFVSEARSGQLRLLGWPARYICYHPPELVDTQLADYSPGRLRCEVWLALVIAVSATALLTVGATLLCWRYDLPWYARATWQVVRSRYRRSERSRDPAGYRSPPAFHAFVSYSRADATWVREQLLARLEGGRSPYRVCIHERDFTPGRWIIDNIIENMEGSRKVLFVLSRSFVDSEWCNYELYFAHQRPLSRSLQDTVLLLMEPICPRSLPSRFCRLRRLLDSRTYLEWPSEPSRQPFFWAQLRNLLGKPEDVAASQPSSRSLHVPPGSLQNGPEGSLPGLP; from the coding sequence ATGCCCACGGCTCGGGTGGTGACTGGGCTGCCCGCGGTGCTGGTGTGGATCGCGGTGGTCGTGGAATCCGCCGGAGAGAAGTGTCAGATCAGCGGCACGGCGGTGGATTGCTCCGGCCGCTCACTGTTTTGGGTCCCTGAAGAGCTGCCACAGGACACACAGGTCCTCGACCTCTCCTACAACAGGATAGCGGCCATACGGGACCCGGACTTTGCACGACTGCCCGATCTGCGGGTCCTGAAGCTGAGTTACAACAACATCTCCTGGTTGGGCCCGGCTGCCTTTGCCTCCAATCCCTGGCTGGAGGAGCTGAACCTCTTCAACAACTCACTGCGCTCCATACCCGGCACTGTTCTGGCCCCGCTGACAAGATTGGTCCGCCTCGAGCTCTCTAACAACCTGTACCGTGCGGCCAGTCTGACCCCGATCTTTGGGAACCTCTCCAACCTCCGAGACCTCTCTATCGGGGGAGACCAGATCCAGTCCCTGCGGAAGGGCGACCTCTCCCCGCTGAGCCGCATTTCCCTTGACCGCTTCGCCCTGAAGACAGGCTCCGGCTTGAAGGAGTACGAGTCGGGCTCCCTCTCCGAACTGAGGTCGTGCACCGTGTGGACGGACATCGCGGTGGACAGCCGGCCCTGGCTCCTGCCCGCTTTCCTGTCTGACCTCTTCCACACACGGGCCACCTCCCTCCGTCTCCGGCGCCTCTTCGCGTTCACCTACTATACGGGCGACCAAGACCTTTTCCGCGGATTGCGGGAGTCGCCCATCCGCAACCTCACCTTCTTCCGCGGCAAGTTCAGCGAGAAATTACTCGGCTGCATCCTGCGTAACCTGCGGGGCTCGGCCGTGCTCAACCTGACGCTGGACTCCATCGACTTTGCCCGCTCGCCCAACGACAGCGCCGACCTGCCCGACATCTTGGGGCTGCAGCTCGAACGCCTCGCCCTGAGGGAGATCAGCAACCCGGACGTGCTGGTGTTCAACCGGGGCTTCGGCTGGCTGGCGGGGGTCCGCACGTTGCTCATCAACGAGATCAGTTTTAACTACGTTCCGTGCGGGGCGTGGCAGGAGATGAAGCGGGCACAGCTGATCGACATCTCTCGCAACGGATTGCGCAACGAGTACATCTACAACCGGCGCTGCCAGTACGTGGGCACCATGCAGAATCTGGAGGAATTCCGCCTGAGCACAAACCTGATCAGTAGCCTGCGGCCTGTGGCTCTGCTGACAGCGAACTGGCCGCTTCTCACCACCATCGACCTCAGCTACAACCAGATCGTCAGCTGCGAGCCGCCCTGCGTCTGGGGGCCGATCCTGAGCCGTCTCGTTCTGCACCACAACCCAGCCCACCTCTCCACGTTCGCCTGCCTGCCCTTCACCCTGCGCTACCTCGACCTGTCCCACTGCCAGCTGGAGCGGCTGGAACCCGGCTGGTTCGCTCGCGCCTCTAACCTCAGCACACTACTGCTCGGCGGAAACCGCCTCAAGTTCATCCCGGCCGGCTGGTCAGCGCCCAGCCTGCAGAGGCTGGAGCTCGACGGCAACTCGTTCGGCGCCATCGGGCCCGGCACCTTTCGCCTGATGCCCCGGCTTAAGACGCTAGGTGCAGGCGACAACCCCTACCACTGTACTTGCGACCTGCACCGCTTCGTTTCCGAGGCGCGCTCTGGCCAGCTGCGACTCTTGGGCTGGCCCGCCCGCTACATCTGCTACCACCCTCCCGAGCTGGTCGACACCCAGCTGGCCGACTACTCGCCGGGCCGCCTGCGCTGCGAGGTGTGGCTGGCGCTGGTTATCGCTGTCTCGGCCACGGCGCTGCTGACGGTGGGCGCCACGCTTCTCTGCTGGCGCTACGACCTGCCGTGGTACGCGCGGGCCACCTGGCAGGTGGTGCGCTCCCGCTACCGCAGATCAGAGAGGTCCCGGGATCCCGCCGGGTACCGCTCCCCGCCAGCCTTCCACGCCTTCGTCTCGTACAGCCGGGCTGACGCAACCTGGGTGCGGGAGCAGCTGTTGGCGCGGCTGGAAGGGGGCCGGAGCCCGTACCGGGTCTGCATCCACGAGCGGGACTTCACCCCGGGCCGCTGGATCATCGACAACATAATTGAGAACATGGAAGGTAGCCGCAAAGTCCTCTTCGTTCTGTCCCGCAGCTTCGTGGACAGCGAGTGGTGCAACTACGAACTGTACTTCGCGCACCAACGGCCACTGAGCCGTTCCCTGCAGGATACTGTTCTCCTGCTGATGGAGCCAATCTGTCCCCGCTCTCTGCCCAGCCGCTTCTGCCGGCTCCGCCGCCTCCTCGACTCCCGCACCTACCTGGAGTGGCCCTCCGAGCCCAGCCGCCAGCCCTTCTTCTGGGCCCAGCTCAGAAACCTGCTGGGTAAGCCCGAGGACGTGGCAGCGTCCCAGCCCAGCTCCCGTTCCCTTCACGTCCCGCCGGGAAGTTTACAGAATGGTCCGGAAGGTTCCCTCCCCGGCCTCCCGTAA